One part of the Streptomyces lienomycini genome encodes these proteins:
- a CDS encoding glycoside hydrolase family 18 protein, whose product MRTHRRKVSGRNKAIGALVAAAVAGGGALLFTSTAQAAPVGAAYTKTSEWSTGYTAQYVVTNNSGQAKADWTLEFDLPSGAKLGSLWNAESTTDGQHVTVTGPKWDTDGLKAGESVTVGFVVDGTADPTGCLVDGAACSADDGATPEPSGRPTEPPVPTPTPSPTATDTTGPAPTGTPNTPAPTGTPGNGTAAGSGFAPYVDTSLYPAFDLLAHAEATGVREYTLAFVTDGGGCTPKWGGVTDLASDAVAAQIGALRAKGGDVRVSFGGASGSELGTTCTSADALAAAYGKVVDAYRLTKVDFDVEGGALPDTAANTRRAQAITALQKQHPGLDVSFTLPVMPEGLTQAGVDLLADAKRNGVAVDTVNIMAMDYGPAYSADMGTYAEQAATATQAQLKGVLGRSDADAWKTVAVTPMIGVNDVASEVFRVEDAAQLVEFAKTKGLGGLSMWSATRDKACPGGPKPSADATCSSVDQEANAFAKAFAAYR is encoded by the coding sequence ATGCGCACGCACCGACGCAAGGTCAGTGGCAGGAACAAGGCGATCGGCGCCCTCGTCGCGGCGGCCGTGGCCGGCGGCGGCGCGCTGCTGTTCACCAGCACCGCCCAGGCGGCCCCGGTCGGCGCCGCCTACACGAAGACCAGCGAGTGGTCCACGGGCTACACCGCGCAGTACGTCGTCACCAACAACAGCGGACAGGCGAAGGCGGACTGGACGCTGGAGTTCGACCTGCCCTCCGGCGCGAAGCTGGGCTCCCTGTGGAACGCCGAGTCGACGACCGACGGGCAGCACGTCACCGTGACCGGGCCGAAGTGGGACACGGACGGGCTGAAGGCGGGCGAGTCCGTCACGGTCGGCTTCGTCGTCGACGGCACCGCCGACCCGACCGGTTGCCTCGTCGACGGCGCCGCCTGCTCGGCGGACGACGGCGCCACCCCCGAGCCCAGCGGCCGCCCCACCGAACCCCCGGTGCCCACCCCGACCCCCAGCCCCACGGCCACCGACACCACCGGGCCGGCCCCGACCGGCACCCCCAACACCCCGGCCCCCACCGGCACTCCCGGAAACGGCACCGCGGCCGGTTCCGGCTTCGCCCCGTACGTCGACACGTCCCTCTACCCGGCCTTCGACCTGCTCGCGCACGCCGAGGCGACCGGCGTGCGGGAGTACACCCTCGCCTTCGTCACCGACGGCGGCGGCTGCACCCCCAAGTGGGGCGGCGTCACCGACCTCGCGAGCGACGCCGTGGCCGCCCAGATCGGCGCCCTGCGCGCGAAGGGCGGCGACGTCCGCGTCTCCTTCGGCGGCGCCTCCGGCTCCGAACTGGGCACGACCTGCACGTCGGCCGACGCGCTCGCCGCGGCGTACGGCAAGGTCGTCGACGCCTACCGGCTCACCAAGGTCGACTTCGACGTCGAGGGCGGCGCGCTGCCCGACACGGCCGCCAACACCCGCCGCGCCCAGGCGATCACCGCCCTCCAGAAGCAGCACCCCGGCCTGGACGTCTCCTTCACCCTCCCGGTGATGCCCGAGGGACTCACCCAGGCGGGCGTCGACCTCCTCGCCGACGCGAAGAGGAACGGCGTGGCCGTCGACACCGTCAACATCATGGCGATGGACTACGGCCCCGCGTACAGCGCCGACATGGGCACCTACGCCGAGCAGGCCGCCACCGCCACCCAGGCCCAGCTCAAGGGCGTCCTCGGCCGGTCCGACGCCGACGCCTGGAAGACGGTCGCCGTCACCCCGATGATCGGCGTCAACGACGTCGCCTCCGAGGTCTTCCGGGTCGAGGACGCCGCCCAGCTGGTGGAGTTCGCGAAGACCAAGGGCCTCGGCGGACTGTCGATGTGGTCCGCGACCCGCGACAAGGCGTGCCCCGGCGGCCCGAAGCCCTCGGCCGACGCCACCTGCAGCTCCGTGGACCAGGAGGCGAACGCCTTCGCCAAGGCGTTCGCCGCCTACCGGTAG